In Rhodovulum sulfidophilum DSM 1374, the following are encoded in one genomic region:
- a CDS encoding DUF2484 family protein: MTLSLLLACLWVLLAAVIGVLPEKLHWIAAFSLIASGIPLLGFVTYQSGPLWGLIALAAGASTLRWPLLYLGRWLNRRRRSTGE; the protein is encoded by the coding sequence ATGACGCTGTCCCTGCTTCTGGCCTGTCTGTGGGTCCTGCTGGCGGCGGTGATCGGGGTTCTGCCCGAAAAGCTCCACTGGATCGCAGCCTTTTCGCTGATCGCCTCCGGCATTCCGCTGCTGGGCTTCGTGACCTATCAGAGCGGCCCGCTCTGGGGCCTGATCGCGCTGGCGGCGGGGGCCTCGACCCTGCGCTGGCCGCTGCTCTATCTCGGGCGATGGCTCAACCGGCGGCGGCGGAGCACCGGCGAATGA
- a CDS encoding D-alanine--D-alanine ligase, producing MAGESSRTAPRVAVLMGGPSSEREVSLSSGRECAAALRGEGFDVIEIDAGQDLPGQLISAAPDVAFNALHGRWGEDGCVQGLLEWLKIPYTHSGVLASALAMDKQRAKDAYRDAGLPVVDSVLAAKAEVSARHVIAPPYVVKPNNEGSSVGIHIVHEAANAPPQLGAEMPGIVLVESYAPGRELTTTVMGDRALGVTDILTEGWYDYHAKYVQGGSRHVVPAELPKEVSEACLDFALRAHRALGCRGLSRTDFRWDEGRGTDGLILLETNTQPGMTPTSLAPEQAAHCGISFGRLCRWLVEDASCDR from the coding sequence GTGGCGGGCGAGTCGAGCAGGACAGCCCCCCGTGTAGCGGTATTGATGGGCGGCCCCTCGTCGGAGCGCGAGGTGTCACTGTCATCCGGGCGCGAATGCGCCGCCGCTTTGCGTGGGGAAGGCTTCGACGTGATCGAGATCGATGCCGGGCAGGATCTGCCCGGGCAACTGATCTCGGCTGCGCCCGATGTCGCGTTCAACGCGCTGCATGGCCGCTGGGGCGAGGATGGCTGCGTCCAGGGCCTGCTGGAATGGCTGAAGATCCCCTATACCCATTCGGGCGTGCTGGCCTCGGCGCTGGCGATGGACAAGCAGCGCGCCAAGGATGCCTATCGCGATGCCGGGCTGCCGGTGGTGGACAGCGTGCTGGCGGCCAAGGCCGAGGTCTCGGCCCGCCATGTGATCGCGCCGCCCTATGTGGTGAAGCCCAATAACGAGGGCTCGTCGGTCGGCATCCATATCGTCCATGAGGCGGCCAATGCGCCGCCGCAGCTTGGCGCCGAGATGCCCGGGATCGTGCTGGTCGAAAGCTATGCGCCGGGCCGCGAGCTGACGACCACGGTGATGGGCGACCGGGCCCTGGGCGTGACCGACATCCTGACCGAGGGCTGGTACGACTATCACGCCAAATACGTGCAGGGCGGCTCGCGCCATGTGGTCCCTGCCGAGCTGCCGAAGGAGGTCTCCGAGGCCTGTCTCGATTTCGCCCTCCGCGCCCATCGCGCGCTGGGCTGCCGCGGCCTCAGCCGCACCGATTTCCGCTGGGACGAAGGCCGCGGCACCGACGGGCTGATCCTTCTGGAAACCAATACCCAACCCGGCATGACGCCGACCTCGCTGGCGCCCGAACAGGCCGCGCATTGCGGGATTTCCTTCGGCCGGCTCTGCCGCTGGCTGGTGGAGGATGCGTCATGCGACAGGTGA
- the murB gene encoding UDP-N-acetylmuramate dehydrogenase: MTQMPEPRGRLTPGKALSELTWLRVGGPADWLFQPADTEDLATFLAALPAGMPVFPMGVGSNLIVRDGGIRGVVIRLGRGFNAISVEGARVTAGAAALDAHVARRAAEAGVDLSFLRTIPGAIGGAVRMNAGCYGRYVADVLVSARAVTRSGEIVTLSPGDLHLGYRQSHLPEGWVITEATFEGRPGAPEALAAQMEEQIARRDASQPTRARSAGSTFRNPAGFSSTGRADDSHEMKAWSLIDAAGLRGATRGGAQMSEKHSNFLINADGATAADLEGLGEEVRKRVFQSSGIELEWEILRVGEPAPGNP; this comes from the coding sequence ATGACCCAGATGCCCGAACCCCGCGGCCGGCTGACACCCGGCAAGGCGCTGAGCGAGCTGACCTGGCTTCGGGTCGGCGGCCCGGCCGACTGGCTGTTCCAGCCCGCCGATACCGAGGATCTCGCCACCTTCCTGGCCGCCCTTCCCGCCGGGATGCCGGTCTTTCCGATGGGCGTGGGATCGAACCTGATCGTGCGCGACGGCGGCATCCGCGGCGTCGTGATCCGGCTTGGCCGCGGCTTCAACGCGATTTCGGTCGAGGGTGCGCGGGTCACTGCCGGGGCTGCCGCACTCGATGCCCATGTCGCCCGCCGCGCAGCCGAGGCCGGGGTCGACCTGAGCTTCCTGCGCACCATTCCGGGCGCCATCGGCGGCGCGGTCCGGATGAATGCGGGCTGCTACGGGCGCTATGTCGCCGATGTCCTGGTCTCGGCCCGGGCGGTGACGCGGAGCGGCGAGATCGTGACGCTGTCGCCCGGGGATCTGCACCTGGGCTACCGCCAAAGCCATTTGCCCGAGGGCTGGGTCATCACCGAGGCGACCTTCGAGGGCAGGCCCGGCGCGCCCGAGGCGCTGGCCGCCCAGATGGAGGAGCAGATCGCCCGCCGCGATGCCAGCCAGCCCACCCGCGCGCGGAGCGCCGGGTCGACCTTCCGCAATCCGGCCGGGTTCAGCTCGACCGGGCGGGCCGATGACAGCCACGAGATGAAGGCCTGGAGCCTGATCGACGCGGCCGGGCTGCGCGGTGCGACGCGGGGCGGCGCGCAGATGTCGGAAAAGCACTCGAACTTCCTGATCAATGCCGATGGCGCCACCGCCGCCGATCTCGAGGGGCTGGGCGAAGAGGTCCGAAAAAGGGTGTTTCAATCCTCCGGAATAGAGCTAGAATGGGAAATACTGAGGGTCGGCGAACCGGCCCCGGGAAACCCATAA
- a CDS encoding chloride channel protein: protein MQFWFIAAAIGIAAGFAALGFRLGIDVLQRALYGVDDPHRLHSYAQTLHWGWILVIPACGGLVVGLLLHRFTPDARVRSVADVIEGAALNEGRVEVKAGLASALASLITLSSGGSTGREGPVVHMAGVVATWVSNRIHADGITGRDLLGCAVAAAVSASFNAPIAGTLFALEVVLRHFAVHAFAPITVAAVAGTVINRIEFGGVPEFALPQTDRLAFYGELPAFLMLGLLCGLVAVILMRAIFWAEGIGDAVQRRTRMPRWLRPAVSGLGLGALAIWFPHIIGVGYETTSAALTGTLVLHEAVVFCLLKSVAVSMTMAGRMGGGVFSPSLMVGALTGLSFGIIATSAFPNVSGAETLYALAGMGAVAAAVLGAPISTTMIVFEMTGDWQTGLAVMVAVSLSTALASRLVDRSFFLTQLERRGKRLAAGPQSYLLAALTAGVLMRSKESPGAASPGACAELIGQGVMFEADTTLVEALPVFEKWGHGFVPVVARATAGREPELLGALFHVDALRAYSRALATTAAEEHS from the coding sequence GTGCAGTTCTGGTTCATCGCGGCGGCGATCGGCATCGCGGCCGGATTCGCCGCTCTGGGCTTCAGGCTTGGGATCGATGTGCTGCAACGCGCGCTCTACGGGGTCGATGATCCGCACCGGCTGCACAGCTATGCCCAGACGCTGCACTGGGGCTGGATCCTGGTGATCCCGGCCTGTGGCGGGCTCGTCGTCGGGCTGCTGCTGCACCGCTTCACGCCCGATGCCCGGGTGCGCTCGGTCGCCGACGTGATCGAGGGGGCGGCGCTCAACGAGGGCCGGGTCGAGGTCAAGGCCGGGCTGGCCTCGGCGCTGGCCTCGCTGATCACGCTGTCCTCGGGCGGCTCGACCGGCCGCGAGGGGCCGGTGGTGCATATGGCGGGCGTGGTCGCGACCTGGGTGTCGAACCGGATCCATGCCGATGGCATCACCGGGCGCGATCTGCTGGGTTGCGCCGTGGCGGCCGCGGTCTCGGCCTCGTTCAACGCGCCGATCGCGGGCACGCTCTTCGCGCTTGAGGTCGTGCTCAGGCATTTCGCGGTCCATGCCTTCGCCCCGATCACGGTGGCGGCGGTGGCAGGCACGGTCATCAACCGGATCGAATTCGGCGGCGTGCCGGAATTCGCGCTGCCGCAGACCGACCGGCTTGCCTTCTATGGCGAGCTTCCGGCCTTCCTGATGCTGGGGCTGCTTTGCGGTCTGGTCGCGGTGATCCTGATGCGCGCGATCTTCTGGGCCGAAGGGATCGGCGATGCGGTCCAGCGCCGGACCCGGATGCCGCGCTGGCTGAGGCCCGCGGTCTCGGGGCTCGGGCTCGGGGCGCTGGCGATCTGGTTTCCGCATATCATCGGTGTCGGCTACGAGACCACCTCGGCGGCCCTGACCGGGACGCTGGTCCTGCATGAGGCGGTGGTGTTCTGCCTGCTGAAATCGGTGGCGGTGTCGATGACCATGGCCGGGCGGATGGGTGGCGGGGTCTTCTCGCCCTCCTTGATGGTGGGGGCGCTGACCGGGCTGTCCTTCGGCATCATCGCGACCTCTGCCTTTCCCAATGTCTCGGGGGCCGAGACGCTTTATGCGCTGGCGGGGATGGGCGCGGTCGCGGCCGCGGTGCTGGGCGCGCCGATCTCGACCACGATGATCGTCTTCGAGATGACCGGCGACTGGCAGACCGGGCTGGCGGTGATGGTGGCGGTGTCGCTCTCGACCGCGCTGGCCAGCCGCCTTGTCGACCGCTCGTTCTTCCTCACCCAGCTTGAACGGCGCGGCAAGAGGCTGGCGGCCGGGCCGCAATCCTATCTGCTGGCGGCCCTGACCGCGGGCGTGCTGATGCGGTCCAAGGAGAGCCCCGGCGCAGCCTCGCCGGGCGCCTGCGCCGAGCTGATCGGGCAGGGGGTGATGTTCGAGGCCGACACGACCCTGGTCGAGGCGCTGCCGGTCTTCGAGAAATGGGGGCACGGCTTCGTGCCGGTGGTGGCGCGGGCTACCGCTGGCCGCGAGCCCGAATTGCTGGGCGCGCTGTTCCATGTCGACGCGCTGCGCGCCTATTCCCGCGCGCTGGCGACGACCGCCGCCGAGGAGCATTCCTGA
- a CDS encoding DUF427 domain-containing protein, with translation MSDHITIHKAEGAWVVRAGGAVIAESRNALELTEGGMGPVIYFPREDVAMAFLDRSDSRTACPHKGVASYFTLRAKSYDIADAAWSYEEPNTGLERIAGHLAFYADKVTVEQL, from the coding sequence ATGTCCGACCATATCACGATCCACAAGGCCGAGGGGGCCTGGGTGGTCCGGGCCGGAGGCGCGGTGATTGCCGAAAGCCGGAACGCGCTTGAACTGACCGAAGGCGGCATGGGACCTGTCATCTACTTCCCGCGCGAGGATGTGGCGATGGCCTTCCTTGACCGCTCGGACAGCCGCACGGCCTGCCCGCACAAGGGCGTGGCGAGTTATTTCACCCTGCGCGCCAAGAGCTACGACATCGCCGACGCGGCCTGGTCCTACGAAGAGCCGAATACCGGGCTCGAGCGGATCGCCGGGCATCTGGCCTTCTATGCCGACAAGGTGACGGTCGAGCAGCTTTAG
- the murC gene encoding UDP-N-acetylmuramate--L-alanine ligase has translation MNAATKLPTDVGPIHFVGIGGIGMSGIAEVLLNLGYRVQGSDLKASKITDRLAGLGATVFEGQREENLENAEVVVISSAIKPGNPELDAARRRGLPIVRRAEMLAELMRLKSNVAVAGTHGKTTTTTMVATLLDAGGLDPTVINGGIIHAYGSNARMGAGEWMVVEADESDGTFNRLPATIAIVTNIDPEHMEHWGSFEALRQGFYDFVSNIPFYGLAVCCTDHAEVQALVGRVTDRKVITFGFNAQADVRAINLRYETGKAHFDIALQAEEMVIEDCTLPMPGDHNVSNALAAVAVARHLGMKADEIRAALEGFAGVNRRFTRVGEANGIAVIDDYGHHPVEIAAVLKAARQATEGRVIAVHQPHRYSRLHSLFDDFCTCFNEADVVGIAEVYAAGEEPIQGATRDDLVAGLIRHGHRHARAILSEDDLVRLVREQAGPGDMVVCLGAGTISAWANNLPARLSE, from the coding sequence ATGAACGCGGCAACCAAGCTTCCGACCGATGTAGGGCCGATCCACTTCGTCGGGATCGGAGGCATCGGCATGTCCGGCATCGCCGAGGTGCTGCTGAACCTCGGCTACCGGGTGCAGGGCTCGGACCTGAAGGCCTCGAAGATCACCGACCGGCTGGCGGGCCTGGGCGCGACGGTGTTCGAGGGCCAACGCGAGGAAAACCTCGAGAATGCCGAGGTCGTGGTGATCTCTTCGGCGATCAAGCCCGGCAATCCCGAACTCGACGCCGCCCGGCGGCGCGGCCTGCCGATCGTGCGCCGGGCCGAGATGCTGGCCGAGCTGATGCGGCTGAAATCGAATGTCGCGGTCGCGGGCACGCATGGCAAGACCACCACGACGACGATGGTGGCGACGCTGCTGGATGCGGGCGGGCTCGACCCGACCGTCATCAATGGCGGCATCATCCATGCCTATGGCTCGAATGCGCGGATGGGCGCGGGCGAATGGATGGTGGTCGAGGCCGACGAATCCGACGGCACCTTCAACCGCCTGCCCGCGACCATCGCCATCGTGACCAATATCGACCCCGAGCACATGGAGCACTGGGGCAGCTTCGAGGCGCTCCGGCAGGGGTTCTACGATTTCGTCTCGAACATCCCCTTTTACGGGCTGGCGGTCTGCTGCACCGATCATGCCGAGGTGCAGGCGCTGGTCGGCCGGGTCACCGACCGCAAGGTGATCACCTTCGGCTTCAACGCCCAGGCCGATGTGCGCGCGATCAATCTGCGCTATGAAACGGGCAAGGCGCATTTCGACATCGCCCTTCAGGCCGAGGAGATGGTGATCGAGGACTGCACGCTGCCGATGCCGGGCGATCACAACGTCTCGAACGCGCTGGCCGCGGTGGCTGTGGCGCGGCATCTGGGCATGAAGGCCGACGAGATCCGCGCCGCGCTGGAAGGTTTCGCCGGGGTCAACCGGCGCTTTACCCGGGTCGGCGAGGCCAACGGGATCGCCGTCATCGACGATTACGGCCACCACCCGGTCGAGATCGCGGCGGTGCTGAAAGCGGCGCGGCAGGCGACCGAGGGCCGGGTCATCGCCGTCCATCAGCCGCATCGCTATTCGCGGCTGCATTCGCTGTTCGACGATTTCTGCACCTGTTTCAACGAGGCCGACGTGGTCGGCATCGCCGAGGTCTATGCGGCGGGCGAAGAGCCGATCCAGGGCGCGACGCGCGACGATCTGGTCGCCGGGCTGATCCGCCACGGCCACCGCCATGCCCGGGCCATCCTCAGCGAGGACGACTTGGTTCGGCTGGTACGCGAACAGGCAGGCCCCGGCGACATGGTGGTATGCTTGGGCGCGGGCACGATCAGCGCCTGGGCCAACAACCTGCCCGCACGGCTTTCAGAGTAA
- a CDS encoding FAD-binding oxidoreductase — translation MSKPDALTALGEMLGDRLSRSKSDLDLHGRNETYFPFLPPDAVAYPETTDEVAQIVRICAAHGVPLTGWGRGTSLEGHALALQGGVTIDFSRMNRVLKVNSEDMDVVVQPGLTREDLNRELRATGLFFPVDPGANASLGGMASTRASGTTAVRYGTMRDNVLALEVVLPDGRVIRTGTRARKSSAGYDLTGLFVGSEGTLGLITELTLRLHGQPEAISAAVCAFDEIGAAVDTVIQTIQLGIPMARIEFVDAATAAAFNAYASADMPEKPHLMVEFHGSASGVAEQAESFGEVVAENGGEGFKWSSRPEDRNALWTMRHNAYYACLGLRPGATALVTDMCVPISRLAEAVEETRADIAQASIPGPILGHVGDGNFHAILLVEPDNAAELAEAKALAHRMVERALRMGGTVTGEHGIGMGKLDYMEEEHGAAWDVMGQIKRALDPMTLMNPGKMVRAN, via the coding sequence ATGTCGAAACCGGATGCCCTCACCGCACTCGGGGAAATGCTAGGCGATCGCCTCAGCCGGTCCAAGTCCGATCTGGACCTGCACGGGCGGAATGAAACCTATTTCCCGTTCCTGCCTCCCGATGCGGTCGCCTATCCGGAAACCACCGACGAGGTCGCGCAGATCGTGCGAATCTGTGCCGCGCATGGGGTGCCGCTGACCGGCTGGGGCCGGGGCACCTCGCTCGAAGGGCACGCGCTGGCGCTGCAGGGCGGGGTCACCATCGATTTCAGCCGGATGAACCGGGTGCTGAAGGTCAATTCCGAGGATATGGACGTGGTCGTCCAGCCCGGCCTTACCCGCGAGGATCTGAACCGCGAGCTGCGCGCGACCGGGCTGTTCTTCCCGGTCGATCCGGGCGCCAATGCCTCGCTGGGCGGCATGGCCTCGACCCGGGCCTCGGGCACGACGGCGGTGCGATATGGCACCATGCGCGACAACGTGCTGGCGCTTGAGGTCGTGCTGCCCGACGGGCGGGTGATCCGCACCGGCACCCGGGCGCGGAAATCCTCGGCGGGCTACGACCTGACCGGGCTTTTCGTGGGCTCGGAGGGCACGCTGGGGCTGATCACCGAACTCACGCTGAGGCTTCATGGCCAGCCCGAGGCGATCTCGGCCGCGGTCTGCGCCTTCGACGAGATCGGCGCCGCGGTGGATACCGTGATCCAGACCATCCAGTTGGGCATTCCGATGGCGCGGATCGAATTCGTCGATGCCGCGACCGCCGCCGCCTTCAACGCCTATGCCAGCGCCGACATGCCGGAAAAACCGCATCTGATGGTCGAGTTCCACGGCTCGGCCTCGGGGGTGGCGGAGCAGGCCGAGAGCTTCGGCGAGGTCGTCGCCGAAAATGGCGGCGAGGGCTTCAAGTGGTCCTCGCGTCCCGAAGACCGCAACGCGCTCTGGACCATGCGCCACAATGCCTATTACGCCTGCCTCGGGCTGCGCCCCGGCGCCACCGCGCTGGTCACCGACATGTGCGTGCCGATCTCGCGGCTGGCCGAGGCGGTGGAAGAGACCCGCGCCGATATCGCCCAGGCCTCGATCCCCGGCCCGATCCTCGGCCATGTCGGCGACGGCAACTTCCACGCGATCCTGCTGGTCGAGCCGGACAACGCCGCCGAACTGGCCGAAGCCAAGGCGCTGGCGCACCGGATGGTCGAGCGCGCATTGCGCATGGGCGGCACGGTCACCGGCGAGCATGGCATCGGCATGGGCAAGCTCGACTACATGGAAGAGGAGCATGGCGCCGCCTGGGACGTGATGGGCCAGATCAAGCGCGCGCTCGACCCGATGACGCTGATGAATCCCGGCAAGATGGTCCGCGCCAACTGA
- a CDS encoding peptidoglycan glycosyltransferase FtsW, with protein MTEMVYGTAPIRAGEPVLPRWWRTVDKWAMSFVLILFGVGMLLGLAASPPLAEKNGFPPFYYVERQAVFGGLALCAMLVCSMLSPTMVRRLGVIGCGAALLGLVLLPVFGTDFGKGAVRWYSLGFGSVQPSEFLKPGFIILTAWLMAAAQEVEGPPGKTMSLALAVVVVAFLALQPDFGQAALILFAWGVMYFVAGAPFMVLVAVAGGVVFAGTIAYENSEHFARRIDGFLNPEIDPRTQLGYATNAIREGGFFGVGVGEGQVKWSLPDAHTDFIIAVAAEEYGLVLVAVIIALYCAIVIRSLFRLLKERDPFIRIAGTGLACTFGVQALINMGVAVKLLPAKGMTLPFVSYGGSSLIAGGIMVGMLLALTRNRPQGEITDLLRRRTRE; from the coding sequence ATGACAGAGATGGTCTACGGCACCGCGCCCATCCGGGCGGGTGAACCTGTTCTGCCGCGCTGGTGGCGGACCGTGGACAAATGGGCGATGTCCTTTGTCCTTATCCTGTTCGGCGTGGGCATGCTGCTGGGCCTTGCTGCCTCGCCGCCCCTGGCCGAGAAGAACGGCTTTCCTCCCTTCTATTATGTCGAGCGGCAGGCGGTGTTCGGCGGGCTCGCGCTTTGCGCGATGCTGGTCTGCTCGATGCTCTCGCCGACCATGGTCCGGCGGCTCGGCGTGATCGGTTGCGGCGCGGCGCTGCTGGGGCTTGTGCTGCTGCCGGTCTTCGGCACCGATTTCGGCAAGGGCGCGGTGCGCTGGTATTCGCTGGGCTTCGGCTCGGTCCAGCCCTCGGAATTCCTCAAGCCGGGCTTCATCATCCTGACCGCCTGGCTGATGGCCGCGGCGCAGGAGGTCGAGGGCCCGCCCGGCAAGACCATGTCGCTGGCGCTCGCCGTCGTCGTGGTGGCATTTCTGGCGCTGCAGCCCGATTTCGGGCAGGCCGCGCTGATCCTCTTCGCCTGGGGGGTGATGTATTTCGTGGCCGGAGCGCCCTTCATGGTGCTGGTCGCCGTGGCCGGGGGCGTGGTCTTCGCGGGCACCATCGCCTATGAGAATTCCGAGCATTTCGCGCGCCGGATCGACGGCTTCCTGAACCCCGAGATCGACCCCCGCACCCAGCTTGGCTATGCCACCAACGCGATCCGCGAGGGCGGCTTCTTCGGCGTCGGCGTCGGCGAGGGCCAGGTCAAGTGGTCCTTGCCCGACGCGCATACCGACTTCATCATCGCGGTCGCGGCCGAGGAATACGGGCTGGTGCTGGTCGCGGTCATCATCGCGCTTTACTGCGCCATCGTCATCCGCTCGCTGTTCCGGCTGCTGAAGGAACGCGATCCCTTCATCCGGATCGCGGGCACCGGGCTTGCCTGCACCTTCGGCGTGCAGGCGCTGATCAACATGGGTGTGGCGGTCAAGCTGCTGCCCGCCAAGGGGATGACCCTGCCCTTCGTCAGCTATGGCGGCTCGTCGCTGATCGCGGGCGGGATCATGGTCGGCATGCTGCTGGCCCTGACCCGGAACCGGCCGCAGGGCGAGATCACCGACCTTCTGCGCCGGAGGACCCGCGAATGA
- a CDS encoding UDP-N-acetylglucosamine--N-acetylmuramyl-(pentapeptide) pyrophosphoryl-undecaprenol N-acetylglucosamine transferase translates to MSAPLLVIAAGGTGGHMFPAQALAETMLARGWRVKLSTDARGARYAGGFPAAVEIETIAADSPDRGGPVARAVAPLRLAAGVAAMLWRMLRDRPAVVAGFGGYPSFPALTAATLLRRPRMIHEQNGVLGKVNRLFAPRVHAMACGVWPTELPEGVEAFHTGNPIRAAVRERAGAPYIPPGDYPMSLVAIGGSQGARAISESVPAAIAALPAEMRGYLRVSHQAREEDLDRVVAAYEAAGVTAEVRPFFDDIPARLAEAQLVISRSGASSVADIAAIGRPAILIPYPHAAGDHQTANARGLVEAGAAILIPEKALDPVALSDQIATVLGQPKGAMQMAVAAMRCGKPDAVDGLAEIVEALGGEGK, encoded by the coding sequence ATGAGCGCCCCGCTTCTGGTCATCGCCGCCGGCGGCACCGGCGGGCACATGTTCCCGGCCCAGGCCCTGGCCGAAACCATGCTGGCGCGCGGCTGGCGGGTGAAGCTGTCGACCGATGCCCGCGGCGCGCGCTATGCGGGCGGCTTTCCGGCCGCGGTCGAGATCGAGACCATCGCCGCCGACAGCCCCGACCGGGGCGGGCCGGTGGCGCGGGCGGTCGCGCCGCTCCGGCTGGCGGCGGGCGTCGCGGCGATGCTGTGGCGGATGCTGCGCGACAGGCCTGCCGTGGTGGCGGGCTTCGGCGGCTACCCCTCCTTCCCGGCGCTGACGGCGGCGACGCTGCTCAGGCGGCCGCGGATGATCCATGAGCAGAACGGCGTGCTGGGCAAGGTCAACCGGCTGTTCGCGCCCCGCGTCCATGCCATGGCCTGCGGGGTCTGGCCGACCGAGCTGCCCGAGGGCGTCGAGGCCTTCCATACCGGCAACCCGATCCGGGCGGCGGTGCGCGAACGCGCGGGCGCGCCCTATATTCCGCCCGGCGACTATCCGATGAGCCTCGTCGCCATCGGCGGCAGTCAGGGCGCGCGGGCGATCTCGGAAAGCGTGCCCGCCGCCATCGCTGCCCTGCCCGCCGAGATGCGCGGTTATCTCAGGGTGTCGCATCAGGCCCGCGAGGAGGATCTCGACCGCGTGGTCGCGGCCTATGAGGCGGCCGGGGTCACGGCCGAGGTCCGGCCCTTCTTCGACGACATTCCCGCCCGGCTGGCCGAGGCGCAGCTGGTGATCAGCCGCTCGGGCGCCTCCTCGGTGGCCGATATCGCGGCGATCGGACGGCCCGCGATCCTGATCCCCTACCCGCATGCCGCGGGCGATCACCAGACCGCAAATGCCCGCGGCCTGGTCGAGGCCGGCGCGGCGATACTGATCCCGGAAAAGGCGCTTGACCCGGTCGCGCTTTCGGACCAGATCGCCACGGTTCTGGGCCAGCCCAAGGGCGCGATGCAGATGGCGGTGGCGGCGATGCGCTGCGGCAAACCCGATGCCGTCGACGGGCTGGCCGAGATCGTCGAGGCACTGGGCGGAGAAGGCAAATGA